One genomic segment of Bradyrhizobium diazoefficiens includes these proteins:
- the glpX gene encoding class II fructose-bisphosphatase, whose protein sequence is MSTHISVPPQALLERILTLEIVRVTERAAVSSARLRGHGNEKAADQAAVDAMRRELNKLPIQGTIVIGEGERDEAPMLFIGEKVGVNAGPEVDIAVDPLEGTTLCAKNMPGSIATMAMADGGTLLHAPDVYMQKLAIGPGYDKGVVELDASPADNVRRLAKAKGVKPEGITVLVLDRPRHADIIASVRSTGAAVRLITDGDVAGVIHCADPDNTGVDMYLGTGGAPEGVLAAVALRCIGGQMQCRLILDSGEKVERAAKMGVDDPKMIYGIEDMARGDCLFAATGVTTGSLLSGVKFRKDGVIETETVVMRSVTGTVRYIKAEHRELAKFHLD, encoded by the coding sequence ATGTCGACCCATATTTCAGTCCCGCCGCAAGCGTTGCTCGAGCGCATCCTCACGCTGGAAATCGTGCGGGTGACCGAGCGGGCGGCGGTATCGTCGGCGCGGCTGCGAGGGCACGGCAACGAGAAGGCGGCCGACCAGGCCGCGGTGGACGCGATGCGGCGCGAACTCAACAAGCTGCCGATCCAGGGCACCATCGTGATCGGCGAGGGCGAGCGCGACGAGGCCCCGATGCTTTTCATCGGAGAGAAGGTTGGTGTGAACGCCGGCCCGGAAGTCGACATCGCGGTCGATCCGCTTGAAGGCACCACGCTGTGCGCCAAGAACATGCCGGGCTCGATCGCCACCATGGCGATGGCCGACGGCGGGACCTTGCTGCACGCGCCCGACGTCTACATGCAGAAGCTCGCGATCGGCCCGGGCTACGATAAGGGCGTCGTCGAGCTTGACGCCTCGCCGGCCGATAACGTCCGCCGCCTCGCCAAGGCCAAGGGCGTCAAGCCGGAAGGCATCACCGTTCTCGTGCTCGACCGTCCGCGCCACGCCGACATCATCGCCAGCGTGCGCTCGACCGGAGCTGCCGTGCGCCTGATCACCGACGGCGACGTCGCCGGCGTGATCCATTGCGCCGACCCTGATAATACTGGCGTCGACATGTATCTCGGCACCGGCGGCGCGCCGGAAGGCGTGCTCGCGGCCGTGGCGCTACGCTGCATCGGCGGCCAGATGCAGTGCCGCCTGATCCTCGATTCCGGCGAGAAGGTCGAGCGTGCCGCCAAGATGGGCGTCGACGATCCCAAGATGATCTACGGCATCGAGGACATGGCGCGCGGCGACTGCCTGTTCGCCGCCACCGGCGTCACGACCGGTTCATTGCTGTCGGGCGTCAAATTTCGCAAGGACGGCGTAATCGAGACCGAGACGGTGGTGATGCGCTCCGTCACCGGCACCGTGCGCTACATTAAGGCCGAGCACCGCGAGCTCGCGAAGTTCCATCTGGACTAG
- a CDS encoding GntR family transcriptional regulator encodes MLHEEVVGRIRAILLDGEIPPGARIPERELCERLQISRTPLREALKVLAAEGLVQLLPHRGSRAAKLTDKDMRDLFEVCQGLEALAGELACERITDAGIGEIAAAHEEMVRHYRESDLIQYYRGNRAIHEAIVSAAGNPALTGLYASVTARIRRARYVTPMTPQRWALAVKEHEAILNALQRRDGAGLSHILRTHLRHKREEVLQAGFAETEANDLTLRIA; translated from the coding sequence ATGCTGCATGAGGAGGTCGTCGGCCGCATCCGCGCCATCCTGCTCGACGGCGAGATCCCGCCGGGCGCACGGATTCCAGAGCGCGAGCTGTGCGAGCGGCTTCAGATCTCGCGTACGCCGCTGCGCGAGGCGCTCAAGGTGCTCGCCGCCGAAGGGTTGGTGCAGCTGCTGCCCCATCGCGGCTCGCGCGCCGCAAAACTGACCGACAAGGATATGCGCGACCTGTTCGAGGTTTGCCAGGGTCTGGAGGCGCTGGCCGGCGAGCTCGCCTGCGAGCGCATCACCGACGCCGGGATCGGGGAGATCGCCGCTGCCCATGAGGAGATGGTGCGGCATTATCGCGAGAGCGATCTGATCCAATATTACCGCGGCAACCGGGCCATTCACGAGGCCATCGTCAGCGCGGCGGGAAATCCTGCGCTGACCGGGCTCTATGCCTCCGTGACCGCGCGCATCCGCCGCGCGCGCTATGTCACCCCGATGACGCCGCAGCGCTGGGCGCTCGCGGTGAAGGAGCACGAAGCGATCCTGAACGCGCTGCAGCGGCGTGACGGCGCCGGCCTCTCCCACATCCTGCGCACGCATCTGCGCCACAAGCGCGAGGAGGTGTTGCAGGCGGGCTTTGCCGAGACGGAAGCGAACGATCTGACGCTGCGCATTGCGTAG
- a CDS encoding enoyl-CoA hydratase/isomerase family protein, translating into MDQAAEAEDLVFECKDGIGRIIFNRPQARNAFTFAMYERLAAICEQANDDPAIKVLVLRGAGDKAFASGTDINQFREFRTPQDAIDYENRIDRVLTTLEQCRVPTIAAINGFCTGGGAGIAAACDLRIGTNSTRIGFPIARTLGNCLSMSNVSRLTALIGAARVKDLIFTARLVDATEAASVGLLGEVVADIAALDKRADEVARLLAGHAPLTLTATKQAVARLQKRLTRDEGEDLILMCYTSQDFREGLDAFLNKRAPQWRGQ; encoded by the coding sequence ATGGACCAGGCGGCGGAGGCGGAAGACCTCGTTTTTGAATGCAAGGACGGCATCGGGCGGATCATTTTCAACCGTCCGCAGGCCCGCAATGCCTTCACCTTCGCCATGTATGAGCGCCTCGCGGCGATCTGCGAGCAGGCCAACGACGATCCTGCGATCAAGGTGCTGGTGCTGCGCGGGGCCGGCGACAAGGCCTTTGCCTCCGGCACCGACATCAACCAGTTCCGCGAATTCAGGACGCCGCAGGACGCGATCGACTACGAAAACCGGATCGATCGGGTGCTGACCACGCTCGAGCAGTGCCGGGTGCCGACCATCGCAGCGATCAATGGGTTCTGCACTGGCGGCGGAGCGGGCATTGCCGCGGCCTGCGACCTGCGCATCGGAACGAACAGCACCAGAATCGGATTCCCGATCGCCCGCACGCTCGGCAATTGCCTGTCGATGTCCAATGTCAGCCGTCTCACCGCGCTGATCGGCGCCGCACGAGTCAAGGACCTGATCTTCACCGCGCGCCTGGTCGACGCCACCGAAGCTGCCAGCGTCGGGCTGCTCGGCGAGGTCGTCGCGGACATTGCTGCGCTCGACAAGCGCGCCGACGAGGTCGCCCGGCTGCTCGCCGGCCACGCGCCGCTGACGCTGACCGCGACCAAGCAGGCGGTCGCCCGCCTGCAAAAGCGGCTGACGCGGGACGAGGGCGAAGACCTCATCCTGATGTGCTACACGAGCCAGGACTTTCGCGAAGGGCTCGATGCTTTCCTCAACAAGCGCGCGCCGCAATGGCGCGGCCAATAG
- a CDS encoding Bug family tripartite tricarboxylate transporter substrate binding protein, producing MGRTSTLLLSAAAAVFAGTVPALAAWQPQKPIEFVATAGPGGGTDNLARAVQNIITKYKLTEQPIVVVNKGGGSGAEGYVYAKASAGDPYKVIFGTSNAWQQPLVSKVAFNYTDLTPIAAMAQDEFLLWVKQDAPYKTAGDYLKAAASGEFKMGGAQSKDTDEVLTRMIEKVGHIKLTYIPFKSGAETAVQLAGGHLDSHVNNPSESLGQWRGGTQRPLCVFSPKRLPSGPKVTATEGWSDVPTCVEQGLDIKQYEQPRTVWLPGKITPEQAAYYVDLMKKVQATPEWKDYIEKTSQVDTFLTGAELDKFIKEDLEHVKQVAGEQGWLVK from the coding sequence ATGGGTCGGACGTCAACCCTTCTGCTCTCCGCGGCTGCGGCCGTGTTCGCCGGCACGGTGCCGGCGCTCGCCGCATGGCAACCGCAAAAGCCGATCGAGTTCGTGGCCACCGCCGGGCCGGGCGGCGGCACCGACAATCTCGCCCGCGCGGTGCAGAACATCATCACCAAGTACAAGCTCACCGAGCAGCCGATCGTCGTGGTCAACAAGGGCGGCGGCAGCGGCGCGGAAGGCTATGTCTACGCCAAGGCCTCCGCCGGCGATCCCTACAAGGTGATCTTCGGCACCTCGAATGCCTGGCAGCAGCCGCTCGTCTCCAAGGTCGCGTTCAACTACACCGATCTCACCCCGATCGCGGCGATGGCGCAGGACGAGTTCCTGCTCTGGGTCAAGCAGGATGCGCCCTACAAGACTGCCGGCGACTATCTGAAGGCGGCTGCGTCAGGCGAATTCAAGATGGGCGGCGCGCAGTCGAAGGACACCGACGAGGTCCTGACCCGCATGATCGAGAAGGTGGGTCACATCAAGCTGACCTACATCCCCTTCAAGAGCGGTGCCGAGACCGCGGTGCAGCTCGCCGGCGGCCATCTCGACTCCCACGTCAATAATCCCAGTGAGAGCCTGGGACAATGGCGCGGCGGCACGCAGCGCCCGCTGTGCGTATTCAGCCCGAAGCGGTTGCCGTCAGGCCCGAAGGTCACCGCGACCGAAGGCTGGAGCGACGTTCCGACCTGCGTCGAGCAGGGACTCGACATCAAGCAATACGAGCAGCCGCGCACGGTGTGGTTACCCGGCAAGATCACCCCGGAGCAGGCCGCGTACTATGTCGACCTCATGAAGAAGGTGCAGGCAACACCGGAATGGAAGGACTACATCGAGAAGACCTCGCAGGTCGACACCTTCCTGACCGGCGCCGAGCTCGACAAATTCATCAAGGAGGACCTCGAGCACGTCAAGCAGGTCGCAGGCGAGCAGGGCTGGCTGGTGAAGTGA
- a CDS encoding tripartite tricarboxylate transporter TctB family protein encodes MISRRALELATAVLTGSFGIAVVVQSLDNGIGWSSAGVDAGTFPFLTGIIIVAGSLYNLVRGVLPVASLANVPIAITPIELRRLAGLFVPAAIFVAAIPLLGMYLASALYVFAVLAIPRHQSVPRALAMAAATALALYVVFERMFQVSLPHGALAAALGF; translated from the coding sequence ATGATTTCGCGCCGCGCGCTTGAGCTTGCGACTGCCGTTCTCACCGGCAGCTTTGGTATCGCTGTGGTGGTTCAGAGCCTCGACAACGGCATCGGCTGGTCGAGCGCGGGCGTGGACGCCGGCACCTTCCCGTTCCTGACCGGCATCATCATCGTCGCTGGCAGCCTTTACAATCTGGTCCGGGGCGTGCTCCCGGTTGCCTCGCTGGCAAACGTGCCGATCGCCATCACGCCGATCGAGCTACGCCGGCTCGCCGGCCTGTTCGTACCGGCGGCGATCTTCGTGGCCGCGATCCCGCTGCTCGGCATGTATCTCGCCTCGGCGCTGTATGTCTTCGCGGTGCTCGCGATCCCGAGGCACCAATCCGTGCCGCGCGCGCTGGCCATGGCGGCAGCCACGGCGCTCGCGCTCTATGTCGTGTTCGAGCGCATGTTCCAGGTCAGCCTGCCGCACGGCGCGCTCGCTGCCGCGCTCGGGTTCTGA
- a CDS encoding tripartite tricarboxylate transporter permease, protein MDNLQELLHGFTIAITMPHLLLMAVGVLLGILVGVLPGLGAPNGVSLLLPLTFGMQPVSAIILLSSMYWGALFGGSVTSILFNIPGEPSSVATTFDGYPMARDGRPTTALATAFGSAAFGALIGVILITFLASWVAQVALAFGPPEYFAVYFLAFASFVGMGGVAPIKTVVALAIGFAIAAIGIDTVSGSVRLTMGVDELVKGVNFVVAVMGLFGIGELLVAVEEEFHARAVSSKIDWREVFRAVGRLPRHSVALLRSAAIGCWMGITPGGPTAASFMSYGIARRFSRRGRYFGTGEVEGIISPETADHAAGTSALLPMLSLGIPGSATAAVMMGGLMIWGLNPGPMLFVDQKDFVWGLIASMYVGNIVAVALVLLTVPIFAALMRIPFVVIAPLIVIICVVGAYSVSNSYLDVVMMLGFGIVGYLFKKLFYPLAPLVLAIVIGDKAEDAFRQSMLMSRGSLGIFFANKLVTCLIVGGIALLLLPLVLQLARLFRKPAPSADGTTTQETVEERAREKVII, encoded by the coding sequence ATGGACAATCTCCAGGAGCTCCTGCACGGTTTCACCATTGCGATCACCATGCCGCATCTGCTCCTGATGGCGGTCGGCGTGCTGCTCGGCATTCTCGTCGGTGTGCTGCCGGGGCTGGGCGCACCGAACGGCGTGTCGTTGCTGTTGCCTTTGACGTTCGGCATGCAGCCGGTCTCGGCGATCATCCTGCTCTCCAGCATGTATTGGGGCGCGCTGTTCGGCGGCTCCGTGACCTCGATCCTGTTCAACATTCCCGGCGAGCCGTCCTCGGTCGCGACCACCTTCGACGGCTATCCGATGGCGCGCGACGGCCGGCCGACCACGGCGCTCGCGACCGCCTTCGGCTCGGCCGCCTTCGGCGCGCTGATCGGTGTCATCCTGATCACCTTCCTGGCGTCCTGGGTGGCGCAGGTCGCGCTCGCCTTCGGGCCGCCGGAGTATTTTGCGGTCTATTTCCTGGCCTTCGCCAGTTTTGTCGGCATGGGCGGCGTGGCTCCGATCAAGACGGTGGTGGCGCTGGCGATCGGCTTTGCGATCGCCGCCATCGGCATCGACACTGTGTCCGGCAGCGTCCGCCTCACCATGGGCGTGGACGAGCTGGTCAAGGGCGTGAACTTCGTCGTCGCTGTCATGGGCCTGTTCGGCATCGGCGAGCTCTTGGTTGCGGTCGAAGAAGAATTTCATGCCCGCGCCGTCTCCTCCAAGATCGATTGGCGGGAGGTGTTCCGCGCGGTCGGCCGGCTGCCGCGGCACAGCGTTGCGCTGCTGCGCAGCGCCGCGATCGGCTGCTGGATGGGGATCACGCCGGGCGGCCCGACCGCGGCGTCCTTCATGAGCTACGGCATCGCCCGCCGCTTCTCGCGCCGCGGCCGATACTTCGGCACCGGCGAGGTCGAAGGCATCATCTCGCCGGAGACCGCCGACCATGCCGCCGGCACCAGCGCGCTCTTGCCGATGCTCTCGCTCGGGATTCCCGGCTCGGCCACCGCGGCCGTCATGATGGGCGGCCTGATGATCTGGGGCCTCAATCCCGGGCCGATGCTGTTCGTCGACCAGAAGGACTTCGTCTGGGGCCTGATCGCCTCGATGTATGTCGGCAACATCGTCGCGGTCGCGCTGGTGCTGCTGACCGTTCCAATCTTTGCCGCCCTGATGCGGATTCCCTTCGTGGTGATCGCGCCGCTGATCGTGATCATCTGCGTCGTCGGCGCCTATTCGGTGTCGAACTCCTATCTCGACGTGGTCATGATGCTCGGCTTCGGCATCGTCGGCTATCTCTTCAAGAAGCTGTTCTATCCGCTGGCGCCGCTCGTGCTTGCGATCGTCATCGGCGACAAGGCCGAGGATGCGTTCCGGCAGTCGATGCTGATGTCCAGGGGATCGCTCGGGATCTTCTTCGCCAACAAGCTGGTGACCTGCCTGATCGTGGGCGGCATCGCGCTGCTCCTGCTTCCGCTCGTGTTGCAGCTTGCGCGCCTCTTTCGCAAGCCTGCGCCGTCCGCCGACGGGACGACCACCCAAGAAACAGTTGAAGAGAGAGCCCGAGAGAAGGTGATCATATGA
- a CDS encoding glutathione S-transferase family protein — protein sequence MAIELHGYQYSVYSWIARLALHEKGKAFDWIEVNPFAEDIPASYLAIHPFKRVPALIHDGIVVYETGAITRYVDEAFEGRRLQPEEPRNRARCNQIISIVDSYAYWPLVRQVFSHGVFRPMMKLQADEKEFQRGLEAAPRILSALEDAAGEGRYLCGDGITLADIHLAPMIGYFARAPEGRDLLQKQLRLSAWWADFSKRATFMATSPRLPPAVR from the coding sequence ATGGCGATTGAGCTGCATGGCTACCAATACAGCGTCTATTCCTGGATCGCCCGGTTGGCGCTCCATGAAAAGGGCAAGGCGTTTGACTGGATCGAGGTCAACCCCTTCGCCGAGGACATCCCTGCGAGCTACCTCGCAATCCATCCGTTCAAGCGCGTGCCCGCGCTGATTCACGACGGGATCGTCGTGTACGAAACGGGTGCGATCACGCGCTATGTGGATGAAGCGTTCGAAGGTCGGAGGCTTCAGCCGGAAGAGCCGAGGAACCGCGCGCGTTGCAATCAGATCATCTCGATCGTGGACAGCTACGCCTACTGGCCTCTGGTGAGACAGGTCTTCTCGCACGGGGTGTTCAGGCCGATGATGAAGCTGCAAGCGGACGAGAAGGAGTTCCAGAGGGGCCTCGAAGCTGCGCCGCGGATTCTCTCGGCATTGGAGGACGCGGCCGGCGAGGGCCGATATCTCTGCGGCGATGGCATAACCCTGGCCGACATCCATCTTGCGCCGATGATCGGCTACTTTGCACGCGCGCCGGAAGGAAGAGACCTGCTTCAGAAGCAGCTCAGGCTCAGTGCCTGGTGGGCGGATTTCTCCAAGCGAGCCACTTTCATGGCCACAAGCCCGCGATTGCCACCGGCGGTGCGATAG
- a CDS encoding CaiB/BaiF CoA transferase family protein has product MQSPQSSRRSGPLAGLKVIDLTHVMAGPTCTLMLADMGADVIKIEKSPNGDDTRHSVPPKIGDEAASFLMMNRNKRGIVLDLKTDGGKAVLRRLIADADVLVENFAPGAMERLGFGYEDLHKQHPSLIYCSLSGFGRTGPYKHRRGFDLVAQAMSGIMSFTGERPDGPPVKCGPPLSDITAGLLASMGILAAYAHRLKTGEGQWVETSLYEAALVQTYWQSTIALAAGTAPRAMGSAHPLNAPYQAFEASDGWLVVGGANKKHWLLMLEALGASELAADPRFVSGADRMANLKELETVLSERFRKRSRAHWLAALDEKGVPCGPVHDMLEALSDPQTLAREMVVEVDHSTLGPVKTIGLPVKFSETPGKVRTGAPVYGEHTSEVLAEHGFDQKQIEALEQEGAIVLASGRREERVA; this is encoded by the coding sequence ATGCAAAGCCCGCAATCCTCTCGCCGTTCCGGACCACTCGCCGGCCTCAAGGTCATCGATCTCACCCATGTCATGGCGGGGCCGACCTGCACCCTGATGCTCGCCGACATGGGCGCCGACGTCATCAAGATCGAGAAATCGCCGAACGGCGACGACACCCGTCATTCGGTGCCGCCGAAGATCGGCGACGAGGCGGCGTCCTTCCTGATGATGAACCGCAACAAACGCGGCATCGTGCTGGACCTCAAGACCGACGGCGGCAAGGCGGTGCTGCGGCGGCTGATCGCGGACGCCGACGTGCTGGTCGAGAATTTTGCGCCGGGCGCCATGGAGCGCCTCGGCTTCGGCTATGAAGACCTGCACAAGCAGCATCCATCGCTGATCTATTGTTCGCTGTCCGGTTTCGGCCGCACCGGCCCCTACAAGCATCGTCGTGGTTTTGATCTCGTCGCGCAGGCGATGAGCGGGATCATGAGCTTTACCGGCGAACGCCCGGACGGCCCGCCGGTGAAATGCGGCCCGCCGCTGTCCGACATCACCGCCGGCCTGCTCGCGAGCATGGGCATTTTGGCTGCCTATGCGCACCGCCTCAAGACCGGCGAAGGGCAGTGGGTCGAGACCTCGCTTTACGAGGCCGCACTGGTGCAGACCTATTGGCAGTCCACGATCGCGCTCGCCGCCGGCACCGCGCCGCGCGCGATGGGCTCGGCGCATCCGCTCAATGCGCCGTACCAGGCCTTTGAGGCCTCGGACGGCTGGCTCGTGGTCGGCGGCGCCAACAAGAAGCATTGGCTGTTGATGCTGGAAGCGCTCGGCGCGAGCGAGCTCGCCGCCGATCCGCGTTTCGTGAGCGGTGCCGACCGTATGGCGAATTTGAAGGAGCTCGAGACCGTCCTGAGCGAGCGCTTCCGCAAGAGGTCGCGGGCGCATTGGCTCGCCGCGCTGGACGAGAAGGGCGTGCCGTGCGGTCCCGTGCACGACATGCTGGAAGCCCTGAGCGATCCGCAGACGCTGGCGCGCGAGATGGTGGTCGAGGTCGATCACTCCACGCTCGGCCCCGTCAAGACGATCGGGCTTCCCGTCAAGTTTTCGGAGACCCCAGGCAAGGTGCGCACGGGCGCGCCGGTCTATGGCGAGCACACGAGCGAGGTTCTGGCCGAGCATGGCTTCGACCAGAAGCAGATTGAAGCGCTCGAACAGGAAGGCGCAATCGTTCTGGCATCAGGGAGGCGCGAGGAACGCGTCGCCTGA
- a CDS encoding cupin domain-containing protein has translation MRRILIATAVCAAFPPAAHAAETAAAKSAKVSVVFDHALPNVPGKSMKGVLVEYGPGGFSPAHIHAPSFIYATVLEGAIRSQVNDDPAKVYHKGENFFEKPGDRHAVSSNASDTEPAKLLAVFVVDTSDTELTTPIAK, from the coding sequence ATGCGCAGAATCCTGATCGCGACGGCCGTTTGTGCCGCATTCCCCCCGGCGGCACATGCGGCCGAGACGGCGGCTGCGAAGTCCGCCAAGGTGAGCGTGGTGTTCGACCACGCGCTGCCGAACGTCCCGGGGAAGAGCATGAAGGGCGTGCTGGTTGAGTACGGGCCCGGAGGCTTCTCACCGGCCCATATTCACGCGCCTTCCTTCATCTATGCCACCGTGCTGGAAGGCGCGATCCGAAGCCAGGTCAACGACGACCCCGCCAAGGTCTATCACAAGGGCGAGAACTTCTTCGAGAAGCCCGGCGACCGCCATGCTGTCAGCAGCAATGCCAGCGACACCGAGCCTGCGAAGCTCCTTGCCGTGTTCGTGGTGGACACGTCCGATACCGAGCTGACGACGCCGATCGCGAAGTAG
- a CDS encoding SDR family oxidoreductase — protein MKIVVIGGTGLIGSKLVAKLKQKGHEAIAASPKSGVNAVTGEGLAAVLKGADVVVDVANAPSWEPAAVLEFFERSSRNLAATEVAADVKHHVALSIVGTDRSPDIAYFRAKLAQEKIVKASPVPYSIVRATQFFEFLGAIAESGAADGRIVVPSASFQPIASDDVAASLAEVATGRPLNGTIDIAGPEKAPFNEFVARRLKAAGDSRPVVGDAKAPYYGSPIQDTSLVPLGEAQLGKTPLATWLATA, from the coding sequence ATGAAGATCGTCGTGATCGGTGGGACCGGATTGATAGGATCCAAGCTCGTGGCCAAGCTCAAGCAGAAGGGCCATGAAGCCATCGCGGCCTCGCCGAAATCGGGCGTGAACGCCGTAACCGGGGAAGGCCTCGCAGCTGTGCTCAAAGGCGCGGATGTCGTCGTCGACGTCGCCAACGCACCGTCCTGGGAACCCGCGGCGGTGCTCGAATTCTTCGAGCGTTCGAGCCGAAATCTCGCCGCGACCGAGGTCGCAGCGGACGTCAAGCATCATGTCGCGCTGTCGATCGTCGGCACGGATCGCTCGCCCGATATCGCATATTTCCGTGCCAAGCTTGCCCAGGAGAAGATCGTCAAGGCATCTCCGGTCCCCTACTCGATCGTGCGTGCGACCCAGTTCTTCGAATTCCTCGGCGCCATTGCCGAGTCCGGCGCGGCTGACGGCCGGATCGTCGTGCCCTCCGCGTCGTTTCAGCCGATCGCCTCCGACGACGTGGCCGCGTCCCTCGCGGAGGTCGCGACAGGACGGCCGCTGAACGGCACGATCGATATCGCAGGACCGGAGAAGGCGCCCTTCAACGAGTTCGTCGCGCGCCGCCTGAAAGCGGCGGGCGACAGCCGTCCGGTGGTGGGAGATGCCAAGGCGCCGTATTACGGTTCGCCGATCCAGGACACCTCGCTGGTCCCGCTTGGCGAGGCGCAACTCGGGAAAACACCGCTTGCGACCTGGCTCGCGACGGCCTGA
- a CDS encoding haloacid dehalogenase type II, whose translation MPDLSAVKALVFDVFGTVVDWRTSLITDFMWWAKGRGISADWTALVDGWRGMYVASMDDVRKNPARGYVMLDDLHRRSLEKLVEKFGIKGLTDGDLDYLTKGWHRLNPWPDSVAGLTRLKTKFVISPLSNGNVALLTNMAKFAGLPWDLIMSAELFEHYKPDPETYLGAARLLGLKPAQVMMVAAHNADLAAAQNNGLKTAFVARPTEYGPLQKVDFEATGNWDIVAKDFGGVADRLGC comes from the coding sequence ATGCCCGATCTCTCCGCCGTCAAGGCCCTGGTCTTCGACGTGTTCGGCACTGTCGTGGACTGGCGCACCAGCCTGATCACCGACTTCATGTGGTGGGCGAAGGGCCGCGGCATCAGCGCCGACTGGACCGCTTTGGTCGATGGCTGGCGCGGCATGTATGTCGCCTCCATGGACGACGTGCGCAAGAACCCTGCGCGCGGCTATGTCATGCTCGACGACCTGCACCGCCGCTCGCTTGAAAAGCTGGTTGAAAAGTTCGGAATCAAGGGCCTCACAGACGGCGATCTCGACTACCTCACCAAGGGCTGGCACCGCCTCAATCCCTGGCCCGACAGCGTCGCCGGACTCACGCGTCTGAAGACGAAGTTCGTGATCTCGCCGCTCTCGAACGGCAACGTCGCGCTGCTCACCAACATGGCGAAGTTCGCAGGCCTGCCCTGGGACCTCATCATGTCGGCCGAGCTGTTCGAACACTACAAGCCCGATCCCGAAACCTATCTCGGCGCCGCGCGCCTGCTCGGCCTCAAGCCGGCGCAGGTGATGATGGTCGCCGCCCATAACGCCGATCTCGCCGCCGCGCAGAACAACGGCCTGAAGACGGCGTTCGTGGCGCGGCCGACGGAGTATGGCCCGCTTCAGAAAGTTGATTTCGAGGCCACCGGCAATTGGGACATCGTCGCGAAAGATTTCGGCGGCGTCGCCGACAGGTTGGGGTGCTGA